Proteins encoded by one window of Aspergillus puulaauensis MK2 DNA, chromosome 4, nearly complete sequence:
- a CDS encoding uncharacterized protein (COG:S;~EggNog:ENOG410PIG5), which translates to MPILYTKVAVKPGMLLSFACTVYKYPHLLRRIQSLTVHDHNTIDSTEAEHLSWVITLLENLSELIIKGGYTQFSMVPGDLVLRHSKLYVNALQSPLLGKLRNCTLSLGQGDPWDMADRECIFTHPNLRNLTIIGAQMDNFHSFTEHIKRTSPLEGLFLYCCDLSPVTLHKILSVPRNLQSFTYVGARQVGAPLYTSPRPDEYIAAMQAQAASLKTIAFHPWNFTLRQPHAITFYRFTALQSLTFMPFYFLTRENPPRCLSLTPLVDSSFPASLTSLKILQRDHRVISPVENGMMDRLARAFHAGALPNLRLVELCVSLQPVIPKRLPDLPRDWDLYFRGRVCVKRGSFWAIQQRPLGCHCCDFDVYKVFVDNWAVEVAPLPPGFDHWLSHQLFG; encoded by the exons ATGCCAATTTTATACACGAAGGTTGCTGTTAAACCGGGCATGCTCCTATCCTTTGCATGCACTGTGTATAAGTACCCACACCTCCTCCGGCGCATCCAGAGCCTAACAGTCCACGACCATAACACGATTGATTCGACAGAGGCTGAACACCTGTCATGGGTAATTACTCTGTTGGAGAACCTGAGCGAGCTGATTATCAAGGGAGGATATACTCAGTTCTCCATGGTGCCAGGGGACTTGGTGCTCCGTCACAGCAAGCTATATGTCAACGCGCTTCAATCGCCTTTGCTGGGAAAACTCCGGAATT GCACTCTGAGTCTCGGCCAGGGAGACCCCTGGGACATGGCAGACCGCGAATGCATCTTCACCCATCCCAACCTCCGCAATCTGACGATCATCGGCGCCCAAATGGACAACTTCCACTCCTTCACAGAGCACATCAAACGCACCTCCCCCCTGGAAGGACTCTTTCTGTACTGCTGCGACCTCAGCCCGGTGACTCTGCACAAGATCCTCTCCGTCCCTCGCAACCTCCAATCCTTCACATATGTAGGCGCCCGCCAGGTCGGCGCACCCCTGTACACATCACCCCGTCCCGACGAGTACATCGCAGCCATGCAAGCCCAAGCCGCCTCTCTCAAGACCATCGCCTTCCACCCCTGGAACTTCACACTCCGCCAGCCACATGCTATCACATTCTACCGCTTCACTGCACTGCAGTCACTCACATTCATGCCGTTCTACTTTCTGACCCGGGAGAACCCGCCGCGAtgcctcagcctcacccCTCTGGTCGATAGCAGCTTCCCCGCCAGCCTGACCAGCCTGAAAATCCTACAACGAGACCACAGGGTTATATCGCCCGTGGAGAACGGCATGATGGATCGACTCGCCAGGGCATTCCACGCCGGCGCGCTCCCGAACCTGCGGCTGGTGGAGCTCTGCGTCTCGCTGCAGCCTGTAATTCCGAAGCGTCTTCCTGACCTACCGCGGGATTGGGATCTGTATTTCCGGGGACGGGTATGCGTCAAGAGGGGGTCGTTCTGGGCTATTCAGCAGCGGCCGCTGGGATGTCACTGTTGTGATTTTGATGTGTATAAGGTTTTTGTTGATAATTGGGCTGTTGAGGTTGCTCCTCTGCCTCCGGGGTTTGATCATTGGTTGAGCCATCAACTCTTTGGGTAG
- the bgt2 gene encoding GPI-anchored beta-1,3-endoglucanase EglC (COG:G;~EggNog:ENOG410PM6H;~InterPro:IPR017853;~SECRETED:SignalP(1-19);~TransMembrane:1 (n7-14c19/20o496-513i)) → MFSKTQILAFALSLASAEAASKGFNYGNNKPDGSLKAQADFQSEFHTAKNLEGTSGFNSARLYTMIQGEGSSPIEAIPAAIAEETTLLLGLWASGGNIDNEITALKAAIDQYGDSFSKLVVGISVGSEDLYRNSEIGVQANAGIGVEPEELVGYVQRVREAVSGTSLSDAPIGHVDTWNSWTNGSNSAVIEAVDWLGFDGYPYFQSEMDNSIDNAKNLWNEAVGKTKGVANGKPVWITEGGWPVSGDKQNLAVASIENAKRFWDEVGCPLFDEVNTWWYILQDAAGSSTPNPSFGIVGNSLTTKPLYDLGCGSKSSTGGGATTGRQTSSGSGAGSGASSSGSGSSGAGSFGASSSGASSSGAGASTVSASPSGSGFSSVAQGSSTASASPSSSSSGSGLGNGGSLGSSGSFGGNGVGSSSSSIVISPSGSATATPSSSAGAGSSGSTGAGAGSGSGNGASGSGSGSGSGSGTGTSDESTSSTSPSPSEFTGAGTRLSGSIFGAAVLVAALAVAL, encoded by the exons ATGTTCTCCAAAACTCAGATTCTCGCTTTCGCTCTCTCCCTTGCCTCCGCCGAGGCCGCCTCCAAGGGCTTCAACTATGGCAACAACAAGCCTGATGGCAGCctcaaggcccaggctgATTTCCAGTCCGAGTTCCACACAGCAAAGAACCTCGAGGGTACCTCGGGATTCAACAGTGCCCGCCTCTACACCATGATC CAAGGTGAAGGCAGCTCCCCCATCGAGGCCATCCCCGCCGCCATCGCCGAGGAGACAACCTTACTGCTCGGTCTCTGGGCATCTGGTGGAAACATCGACAATGAGATCACGGCCCTGAAGGCTGCCATCGACCAGTACGGTGactccttctccaagctcGTCGTCGGTATCTCCGTCGGCAGCGAGGATCTCTACCGCAACTCAGAGATCGGCGTGCAGGCCAATGCCGGCATCGGTGTCGAGCCCGAGGAGCTCGTTGGATACGTCCAGCGCGTCCGTGAGGCCGTCTCCGGCACCAGCCTCAGCGACGCTCCCATCGGCCACGTCGACACCTGGAACTCGTGGACCAACGGCTCCAACAGCGCCGTCATCGAGGCCGTCGACTGGCTCGGCTTCGACGGCTACCCTTACTTCCAGAGCGAGATGGACAACTCCATCGACAACGCCAAGAACCTCTGGAACGAGGCCGTCGGCAAGACCAAGGGCGTTGCCAACGGCAAGCCTGTCTGGATCACCGAGGGAGGCTGGCCCGTCAGCGGCGATAAGCAGAACCTCGCTGTCGCTTCCATCGAAAACGCTAAGAGGTTCTGGGACGAAGTTGGCTGCCCTCTGTTTGATGAGGTCAACACCTGGTGGTACATCCTGCAGGACGCCGCTGGTTCCTCAACCCCCAACCCCAGCTTCGGCATTGTTGGCAACAGCCTTACCACCAAGCCTCTCTACGACCTGGGCTGCGGATCCAAGTCCTCTACCGGCGGTGGTGCCACCACCGGTCGTCAGAccagctctggctctggcgcgGGCTCTGGCGCCAGCTCTTCCGGTTCCGGCTCTTCTGGTGCCGGCTCTTTTGGTGCCAGCTCTTCTGGTGCCAGCTCCTCTGGTGCCGGCGCTTCCACcgtctctgcttctccctctggctctggcttctCCTCCGTTGCTCAGGGCTCCTCGACTGCTTCcgcctctccttcctcctccagctctggctctggcctCGGCAACGGCGGTTCTCTCGGCTCCTCAGGCTCCTTCGGTGGTAACGGCGTcggcagctcctccagcagcatcGTCATCTCCCCCTCCGGCTCTGCTACTGCCACTCCTTCCTCTAGCGCCGGTGCCGGCTCTTCCGGTTCCActggtgctggcgctggctccggctctggcAATGGCGCTTctggctccggctctggttccggctctggctctggcacTGGCACCTCCGATGAgtccaccagcagcaccagccccagcccatCTGAGTTCACTGGCGCTGGTACTCGTCTCTCCGGCTCCATCTTCGGCGCGGCTGTCCTTGTCGCTGCCCTTGCGGTTGCTCTCTAG
- a CDS encoding polysaccharide lyase family 26 protein (CAZy:PL26;~COG:S;~EggNog:ENOG410PJP5;~SECRETED:SignalP(1-22)), protein MRPSIPGSLLSLIAAFVPGIVALPGTASTNGNSNAESIPVHWLGDTPSYVAGTTFGLPWPQGKYHFNSTAFSISGLQGGDAPLHSWVNGYWADGSIKWTGHALPAVDTGNGTLADEYTVSVKTGKPHSSSPGGVKIQNSADAVTVNTGKISVEFPKKGSNIVDSITTSSGKTVGRNGKLVLHTQSGVAEDVAARANTSITYSNFESSISGVSVSAGNGSSRALVTVRGQHAPITGDGDGWLPFVVRFYLYANSDAIRIVHSIVFDGDAESDFVSALGIRFSVPLAGEELYNRHVRIPGEGGGFLHEAVRGITGLRRDPGEEVRTAQVAGEELPDESTWDTRVTSRLQWIPAWNDYKLSQLSPDGFTIAKRTKAGQGWVHVPGGTRSNGLTYLGGATKGGIAVGLRDFWQRFPAGVEIGNAAGDEGHLTIWLYSPEAAPLDLRPFHDGLGLDTYEKQLDALEITYEDYEEEFNTPYGIARTSEVYLYAFDQTPDSDQLATLSQHTNEPPVLVADPSYIRETKALGTYWALPDTSNDKAATIEEHLDFLVEYYEGQVESRRWYGFLDYGDYMHTYDEDRHIWRYDVGGYAWDNSELSPDLFLWQYFLRTGREDVFRLAEALTRHTGEVDVYHIGDWKGLGTRHGVQHWADSAKQVRITQPQYRKYFYYLSGGDERVGELLQEALDTDKTYEVLDPNRKVRTDGWTPTPGQPATISLGTDWAGLAGGWLIEWERRGPRWQEARQKLTQTARGITNLTNGFVTGSGLYSSTNGTLTPPPADLNNTGLVEVSHLNAVFGLPEVISELLDHWGDAAPDRLKDVWLEYCYYYSASKAEQKARYGEDFGSLNLIQGHSRLTAYWAHDQDNSTVGERAWKEFYVNNDGFTADETWTSEEVNGSAVLIPVQEATFISTNAVAQYGLAAIQNLALAGDALEGSPYP, encoded by the coding sequence ATGCGGCCCTCTATACCAggctctcttctctccctaATCGCGGCTTTCGTCCCGGGTATTGTCGCCCTCCCAGGCACCGCCAGCACGAACGGAAATTCCAACGCGGAGTCTATTCCCGTGCATTGGCTCGGCGATACACCATCCTACGTTGCCGGAACGACATTCGGACTCCCCTGGCCGCAGGGGAAATACCACTTCAACAGCACTGCGTTCAGCATCTCGGGGTTGCAGGGTGGAGATGCGCCTCTGCACTCCTGGGTCAACGGATACTGGGCCGATGGGTCGATCAAATGGACCGGACACGCGCTTCCTGCTGTTGATACTGGCAATGGTACTCTGGCCGATGAGTATACGGTGAGCGTGAAAACTGGAAAGCCTCACTCGTCGAGTCCTGGTGGTGTCAAGATCCAGAATTCCGCCGATGCAGTCACCGTCAACACTGGCAAAATCAGCGTGGAATTCCCGAAGAAGGGGTCTAACATTGTCGACTCCATAACAACTTCATCGGGCAAAACGGTTGGGCGGAATGGGAAATTGGTTCTGCATACGCAGTCCGGTGTTGCTGAGGATGTTGCCGCGCGCGCGAATACCTCTATTACATACAGCAATTTCGAGAGTAGCATTTCCGGTGTTTCTGTTAGTGCAGGGAATGGGAGCTCTCGTGCGCTTGTTACTGTGCGTGGCCAGCATGCACCGATTaccggcgacggcgacgggtGGCTCCCATTCGTTGTTCGGTTTTATCTCTATGCGAACTCCGATGCCATTCGCATCGTGCATAGTATTGTGTTCGATGGGGATGCTGAGAGTGATTTCGTCTCCGCGCTGGGGATCCGGTTCTCTGTCCcgttggctggggaggaaCTCTATAACAGGCATGTGCGTATTCCTGGTGAAGGCGGGGGCTTCCTCCACGAGGCCGTTCGAGGGATTACAGGACTGCGCCGAGATCCAGGAGAGGAAGTGCGCACTGCACAGGTTGCGGGTGAGGAATTGCCTGATGAAAGTACGTGGGACACGCGGGTGACCAGCCGCCTGCAGTGGATTCCAGCCTGGAATGACTATAAACTTTCGCAGCTCTCGCCGGATGGATTCACCATTGCCAAGCGTACGAAGGCCGGACAGGGCTGGGTGCATGTTCCTGGGGGGACCAGATCAAATGGATTGACGTATCTGGGAGGCGCAACGAAAGGAGGCATTGCGGTTGGATTGCGTGATTTCTGGCAGAGGTTCCCGGCTGGAGTTGAGATTGGAAATGCGGCGGGTGATGAAGGGCATCTTACAATTTGGTTGTATAGCCCTGAAGCCGCGCCGCTGGATCTACGACCTTTCCATGATGGGCTGGGCCTAGACACGTAtgagaagcagctggatgcGTTGGAGATCACGTACGAAGACTACGAAGAAGAGTTCAACACGCCGTATGGAATTGCGAGGACCAGCGAGGTATACCTGTACGCGTTTGACCAGACGCCTGACAGTGACCAGCTGGCGACGCTGAGCCAGCATACGAATGAGCCCCCGGTTCTCGTTGCCGACCCGTCGTATATCCGTGAGACGAAAGCCCTAGGAACGTATTGGGCTTTGCCGGACACCTCAAACGATAAAGCGGCGACTATTGAGGAGCACCTCGATTTCCTGGTCGAGTATTATGAAGGCCAGGTTGAGTCGCGCAGGTGGTACGGCTTCCTCGACTACGGCGACTACATGCACACCTACGACGAGGACAGGCATATTTGGCGGTATGATGTCGGCGGGTACGCATGGGACAACTCCGAGCTGTCCCCCGACTTGTTCCTGTGGCAGTACTTCCTGCGTACGGGACGGGAAGATGTATTCCGTCTCGCCGAGGCCCTGACCAGACACACCGGCGAGGTCGACGTGTACCATATCGGCGACTGGAAGGGTCTTGGGACTCGACATGGCGTTCAGCACTGGGCCGACAGTGCAAAGCAAGTCCGCATCACCCAGCCGCAGTATCGGAAGTACTTCTACTACTTGTCTGGCGGGGACGAGCGTGTTGGCGAGTTACTCCAGGAAGCACTCGACACAGACAAGACATATGAAGTTCTCGACCCGAACCGAAAAGTGCGCACAGACGGCTGGACACCGACACCAGGTCAACCGGCCACCATCTCCCTAGGAACCGACTGGGCCGGATTAGCAGGCGGCTGGCTGATTGAATGGGAACGCCGTGGCCCTCGCTGGCAGGAAGCACGACAGAAGCTGACCCAGACGGCCCGGGGCATCACAAACCTGACCAACGGCTTCGTCACCGGCTCCGGTCTATACTCGTCAACGAATGGAACACTCACACCACCCCCTGCAgacctcaacaacaccggCCTTGTCGAAGTATCCCATCTCAACGCCGTTTTCGGCCTGCCGGAGGTCATCTCCGAGCTCCTGGACCACTGGGGTGACGCTGCCCCAGACCGGCTCAAGGACGTCTGGCTCGAGTACTGCTACTACTATTCGGCGTCCAAGGCGGAGCAGAAAGCCCGGTACGGGGAGGACTTTGGCAGCTTGAACCTGATTCAGGGCCACTCCCGGCTGACTGCGTATTGGGCGCACGACCAGGATAATTCCACTGTTGGTGAGCGCGCGTGGAAGGAGTTTTATGTTAACAATGATGGCTTCACGGCGGATGAGACTTGGACTAGCGAGGAGGTTAATGGGAGTGCGGTCCTTATTCCAGTTCAGGAGGCGACGTTTATCAGTACGAATGCGGTTGCCCAGTATGGGCTCGCGGCGATTCAGAATCTGGCGCTCGCTGGGGATGCGTTGGAGGGTTCACCGTATCCTTGA